ATCCTCTTTGTTAAGCAACTATCAAGCATCTCACTTTTAAAGGCAGGTTTTTTTTAGTTGCCATGTTGTCAACACGGAGAGTTTTAGAGCTGCAAGCTCTTTCTCGCATGATCCCCTTCTCTGTTTTTTCCGACTCCGGGGTTTCTGTTCGGACAGTTCCATCCTTTTTGCCGAAGATTGTATCTCCATTTCAAGTCAGCCGGActgtgtttcttccttctttttccagggTGATCTAATATGCTTTCTTGAGGCTATTGGATGTTAAGTGCATAAGGATGCGCTTATCCTTCTGCTACCAATAATTTTGGGtgttctgatcatctttttgtccctCTTTGCTGGGACCCTGAAGGGGTCTGCTGACCTCCAAAGCAACAGTGCCTGATGGCTTAAGGAGGCTATTTCTTCTGCTTACATTCTGATGGGTAAATCTGCTGCTATACGTGTTTAGGCACGTTATACCAGGTCTTTAGCGGAGTCCAGGGCAATTTCCTTGCCAGGGATCTATAGGTCAGCGATGTGGTCGTCATTTTGTTCATTTGTTAAGCATTTCCGTCTGGATGTGTCAGCTGAATCAGATGCTTCTTTCAGGGGCACGATTCTTGCTGCAGGGATATCACAGTCCCTCCCCTCTTAAGattttgcttttgtacatcccatttgtctggactgatccttgggatgtagtggaaggaaaaattaattaattaccaaaatttttttcctttaatcccaaaggatcagtccagagcctGCCTTTCTGTGTTCGTTTCAGTTTTTCAGTGTTCTAtgagattttgtgtgttttgtattctGGTTCTGTTATTTCTAGGGCACGAGTTTTGCTGTATATGTCATGGTTATTTTTCTATCTAgaggctggagttttttttttctctgtaagtCACTCTTCACTACTTTATCAAATACTGAGTTGTTTGCTATGCACAGGACCTTTTATAAGGcacagctcattagtattctctatctccacctcagtggcgtttctaggggggtgggggcggtctgccccgggtgcacgccgctggggggggtgccgcgcgcgcctgtccgttgTTCATTCCATGtgccctctgcccaggaacaggttacttcctgttcaggggcagagcgggagcatggaatgaacgacggacaggcgcgcgcagcacccgggcggggggttctttcgggggggggttgcctttcgccgggggggggggcacatcggcgatcctccCTGAGTgttagcccccctaggaacgccactgctccaccTGTTAGCAATCCATTTGTCTTGACTGATCTTTTGGGACTAAAGGAGAGAAAATTGTCAGGTAACTAATTTTTCcatggttcatctagtctgcccagcaaggtggTTGGAATCATACCTACCTCTTCTGTGTctttgtttaggattgtaccTTCTTCTCCATGCAGGTTAAGCCTCTCTGTCGTTTGTTTTAATTTGATCCCTTCCACttggggatcctctgtgtttatcccatgcctttttgaattctgtcacttttATGCCAACCACCTTCACCAGGAGGGCATTCgggcttccaccaccctttcagtgttGCATTTAAGCTTTACCTCCTTgcaacttcatttcatgtcctctcagtTTGTTCCAGGAGTCCTCTTCCTTGAATTTTCCTTTGCATTCTGTGCTTTACCACTCATGTGACTTAACTTGCCCTAATGGTATCTGTCTCCTTTCTATTTTGGAGGGagagaatgataaaataaattTACCAGAAAAGAATATTGTAgccacaaaaattgaaaaggctAAAGAACATGAAAATTCTTGAATTGCTGAAtgtgtttttctcctgtatggtTGCTCCTGAGCAACTCTATCAGTGAGACTAGACTGAAAATAGCACACAAGCACCCTCCCCACCTCCAAAACATACCCCCTCATCAtcctagaccaggggttctcaacccagtcatcagggtacacccagccaatcaggttttaagggtatccataatgaatatgcatgagagagagatttacatCCATTGCCTttgttatatgcaaatctctgttctgcatattaattgtgaataTGTTGGAAGTCTTGCTGTCTGGATGTGTCGcaaggactgtgttgagaactGCTGCCCTAAACTTATTCGTGCTCTTTCTTCATTGCTGATGTAAGACTTGGGCTGTTTTATCacatattgataacttctcccctatcttaatggtagcccttagcacaggtcccattttatgcaatgagaccctgtgctaaaatcgCATGacgtgggagtggaggagtggcctagtggttagggtggtggactttggtcctgaggaactgagattgattcccacttcaggcacaggcagctccttgtgactctgggcaagtcacttaaccctccattgccccgggtacaaataagtacctgtatacaatatgtaagccgcattgagcctgccatgagtgggaaagcgtggggtacaaatgtaacaaaaaaaaaaaaagccgccttaacagtagcccatattaACTTTCCCCGTTAATGTAAACCTGCAGCTATGAGATTCTTGGTCATCGACATTAAACTTCAGAGGCGTTAAAGCAGAGTGCTGAGAAAAGGAAGTTATAGGTTTTACTGTTATACTGTTGTATTCATTTATAGGATGGAGGTCTTAACATCTCTTATTCTAATTCTCCAGGGAGAGTGGTGAATGTCTCCAGCATAGTTAGTGTAAGAGCTCTCTCGGGCTGCAGCCAGGACCTGCAGCAGAAGTTCCGCAGCGACACCATCACAGAGGAGGAGCTGGTGACGCTCATGGAGAAGTTTATTAAAGACACTAAAGACGGGGTGCACAGCAAAGAGGGCTGGCCCAACACTGCTTATGGCGTGTCCAAAATCGGGGTGACCGTCTTATCCAGGATTCAAGCAAGAATGTTCAATgagaaaagaaaaggagagggaattcTCCTCAACGCCTGCTGTCCCGGATGGGTGAGGACAGACATGGCAGGTCCTCAGGCTACTAAATCTCCAGATGAGGGAGCTGAGACCCCGGTGTATTTGGCCCTGTTACCACCTGATGCCGATGGGCCTCATGGCCAGTTTGTTAGTGACAAAAAAGTTGACAAATGGTAGACCAGCCTTGGTGATTTCCTCTCGTGCAATTCACATAACGCTGACTGCACCATACCGACAGCCTTCCCTTTgccgcaactaaaatttaggcatgaccatttacaccagctaaaatctggtgtaaatacctaAGTTAAGCaaggatcgggcatattctataacactgcatgtaatttttaggaatgcccacgccCCTTTTGCAATCTGCACATTACAATTTATGTACACTACGTTAGGcttaaagttgtgtgtgtaaatttaattagcgctgataattgttagtggccaattatcggcactgctTGGCTTGTTTTGCGTGTGCAAATTATTTACGTGCACAATTTTACTTGCCATATTTAGAATGCGGGGATTAGTGCTTAAAAattaggtgcctaactttaagtgaccTTTCTTGAATTGGCCcctaaggtggggaggggggggggaatgttgaaATTTAAGTGCCAGTACCCAGGTAGATAACCTATTCACTTTATCAGTGTGTTTAAAAAAAGTGCTTAACCTGTGAGTTAAGTTCTGCGGTCCCTTTTCCCTCCTGTCATCAATGAAGTTCTGTTGATTAAGACTTTTCTTCAGTGAGGGCGAAAAGCAAACATGTTTTTCAGTAGTTTGTTGTTTTGGATGTGGAAATGTTACCTATGAAGAGACATTAGCCAGAGTAATCAATCACTaggaaataaattaataaataacaaaTCCTCTTGGCTCTCCTCCTCAGTCTCAACCTGCTTCTCTGGGCTGTAGCAATTTCACCTGGAACTATGCACCATAAATGTAGTGAGCTTACTTCAGGGGGCACAGGATAAGGAAGATATTGGCAGTGAGGTGAGAGTACAAATTCAGCATTAGCACCTATAACACTTGGgcgggcactacctccatcagggccgccgagagactgggccaggcccggggcaaggccgccaccCCCGCCGAGGTCGTCATCGTCGTTGCtgtccccctccgtccaccaccgggctggtaaatgtttaacaacaggctctctccccggtccatctctgcgccccccccccccccccccaaattgcagagctggctaaagccggggagagagcctgggggggggggggggcaatgcattactccaggaaaaaaaaattaaatgatcccaggttccaatttaattcatgtttaatgtgggataaaatgccatcaataagtaaatataaacttttaatgttgagcacctcattctcaaagtggacatgttccaaacactataatgaaaataaaatgatcttttctacctttgttgtctggtgactttgtttttctgatcatgctggcccagtatccgattctgctgctctctgtcctcttaactccgtttccagggcttcctttccatttatttctttactttctgcctttcttcttcatttctcgccctacatctgtaagtaaaagctgggtcctccgcagatttgactgtccagtgcagccagcttctgcctattttctacatccatgtgcagtttttctcctctcttccttttccctcatctcatctccttcctcactcttccctccgctccatccacccatgtccagcaaccctcctctcccccctgccctccccctccatccacccatgtccagcgattcacttctctccccctgccctctcctccagccacccatgcccagcgatttttcctctctcccctgccccccccccccaagccacccggGGCAGGCAGgagagatccccagtctttcctgctcgctgccagtgctGACTGTCCCGCAgcgctactgcatcgctcttcaaaatgtccaccgagacttacaagggcggcctccaagacttcagcagaagtttcGCGAGGCCGCCGctagaagtctcggtggccatttttaaagagtgatccggcagcgggcaggcaagactgggcatctttcctgcctgccccgaagaatgccTTCCTCAGGCACTCAGCGGGCCCCTGCAGcacgggggagggaggagagccagcttgccctcaagaacaaccggctcgtgcgagccggctccagcacaccactgggtggaggggcctgcggcgccgggccccccttggaggcctgggaaattttgtccccccccccccccttgccccccctctcagcccaTACCCCATACCCACCCCAAACTATACCTGTTTCAACATCCTTTCTCCTCTTGGCTGAAGAAGTAGCCGATCCCCTGTGGCATATACCAGGTGTATCAGTGGTACAGCATTGGGGCAGAAGCCGTCTCCATTCGTTCTCAGCCCCGTTCTACTGAAGCACAAAGGTAGCTATAACCTCTGGACAGAAATACCAGGAGCTGGAGATCAAAGAGGGTATAGCCTTTGCCTATATTCTTAAGGGTTGCTGCCCTCAAGCCCCATTTAGCTAGAAGCTTGGTGGCTTTGTGGGCAGAAAGTAGCTTGATTCCACCTGTGGACATTTGTAAAGCAGCAGTATGGGCTTCCCTTTAGTCCTTTGTGAAACACTACCGCATTGATATGCAGGTTTCTCAGGATGCGGTGATCTGAGCCAAGGTATTGGCGTCTGGTCTTTATGGGTCCTACCCTTGAGTTTATTgatttggtacttcccaagcatcTTGACCAGTCTGGCATAgccgctaaggaaggagaaattaagtcttacctgctcattttctttcctttaggtcaggttttcaggatatttcccggtgatttctaggacacaggggccacactctcaggggtcccacagttcctggaaagcacccacagaccatgCAGCCAgattcatttttggtaaatcacgatttgagagTGCATCACCCCTTCctgaaaagcttcattggctccctattaaagaacgaataaacttcaaggttcatacactgattcacaagatcatccatggagaatctccgagTTACATGACCAACTTGATTGACCTACCCACCAGAAACACTTTGGAATCCTCTCggaattacctcaacctgcactaccctagctgcaaagggctcAAGTATAAATCCTTGTAtgattccaacttctccttccaaggcagtcaactctggaacgccctacCCAGACCCATTCGCTCTATTAAAAACCACCTATCCTtcagaaaattgctgaaaacccatttattcaagaaagcttatccAAACGCCATAACCTAACCCTATGAATCCACCTATTCATCACCTGATCCTATGACAACGGCAATGATTCCGACTACACCTCCTCCAATTTTTTCCCTATGTTCACCCTGACCCTATCCCttgattatctcaatctagcctaaaactagcacctcTCCAACTCCTCTACTACCTCTCCCTTATTATATTACCTATCTACACTTCCAcattactctgctaagcttagcctgtTTTCTCTGCACTATGCTTTGtattcctattactatgtaaaccgcattgaacctgctatgagtgggaaagcgcggggtacaagtgtagcaaataaataaattcctacaAACAGGAAAGAATAAAGCAAAGGTAGATGTAGTCTGGACTGGAATACCAGGAGTTGGAGTCCTGGAAGCCAGTGCCTTTGAAATACAGCTTAAATTCACATATTTAGGAATCTTGAGGCTTATGGCAGTTAAGACTGCAGAAAAGAGGGCAGTTCTTATCCAATAGAGAAAAAcccaaggtttttttttcctctgaggaGCAGGCAAATGAAGGCATCTTCTGGGGGGGCAGGGAAACTGGATGTGCCAAGACCCACTGGAAACACTTCATAAGGAGCCTCTGTAcggccaagttacccagttccagaaggaAAACATTTTGACTAATACTTGATTCTGCTCATTGAAAtctgtgctgcaggtcccataatgcatcatgatAGACTTGTCAGAATGCCAGGACTGTCTCCCTCCAAGACTTGGGTAATTTGGCAGTTCTGCTTAAACTGTTGTGGCCTACTAATGCATCTCCTTATactattgggcaagtcacttaactctccacagTTTCAGGGACAAACTTAGGTGGTAAGCCTGAACATATGTGCCTTTATAACACTGTCTCCCTG
This portion of the Microcaecilia unicolor chromosome 4, aMicUni1.1, whole genome shotgun sequence genome encodes:
- the LOC115469491 gene encoding carbonyl reductase [NADPH] 1-like; the encoded protein is MASSRVAVVTGSNKGIGFAIVRALCKQFTGDVYLTARDQARGEAAVKQLQGEGLKPLFHQLDIDDLQSIRVLRDFLQQKYGGIDVLINNAGIAFKVADTSPFHVQAEVTLKTNFFATRDVCRELLPLMKPQGRVVNVSSIVSVRALSGCSQDLQQKFRSDTITEEELVTLMEKFIKDTKDGVHSKEGWPNTAYGVSKIGVTVLSRIQARMFNEKRKGEGILLNACCPGWVRTDMAGPQATKSPDEGAETPVYLALLPPDADGPHGQFVSDKKVDKW